In Primulina eburnea isolate SZY01 chromosome 3, ASM2296580v1, whole genome shotgun sequence, one DNA window encodes the following:
- the LOC140828052 gene encoding LOW QUALITY PROTEIN: transcription factor TCP11-like (The sequence of the model RefSeq protein was modified relative to this genomic sequence to represent the inferred CDS: inserted 1 base in 1 codon) produces the protein MASSHMVLRQISPSVHCQPPPCTXLPAPTTASSMDSKSNIGALTKRVSTGSSSSKDRHTKVNGRGRRVRMPALCAARVFQLTRELGHRSDGETIEWLLRKAEPSIIAATGTGTVPAEAVSTTSGTLPPSRSTAFALAPMTTMAHPVVASAGNSIFSVSPPQPSCRLDLCQPAPPMTLEFSPNGYRHMPFTALLLQPTAVEEEVQGQETSGSNQ, from the exons ATGGCTTCGTCACATATGGTCCTCCGCCAGATCTCCCCCTCCGTCCATTGCCAACCACCGCCGTGCA TCCTACCTGCTCCGACTACCGCTTCCTCCATGGATTCAAAGTCAAATATTGGTGCTCTCACTAAAAGGGTTTCTACCGGTTCTTCTTCGAGCAAAGATCGACACACCAAGGTTAACGGCCGTGGTAGGCGCGTGAGAATGCCAGCTCTCTGCGCCGCCAGAGTTTTCCAACTCACGCGGGAGCTCGGTCACCGCTCCGACGGCGAGACGATCGAGTGGCTGCTACGTAAGGCTGAGCCTTCAATAATCGCCGCCACTGGTACGGGGACCGTCCCGGCGGAGGCTGTTTCCACCACCTCCGGCACACTCCCTCCTTCACGATCCACAGCCTTCGCTCTTGCGCCGATGACCACGATGGCGCATCCCGTAGTCGCCTCAGCCGGAAATAGCATCTTCTCCGTGTCTCCGCCGCAGCCGAGCTGCAGGCTGGACCTCTGCCAGCCAGCTCCGCCGATGACACTGGAGTTTTCCCCTAATGGATATCGACATATGCCCTTCACGGCGCTGCTGCTGCAGCCGACGGCGGTTGAAGAGGAGGTGCAGGGTCAAGAAACTAGTGGCAGCAATCAATAA
- the LOC140825558 gene encoding LOW QUALITY PROTEIN: large ribosomal subunit protein mL102 (rPPR5)-like (The sequence of the model RefSeq protein was modified relative to this genomic sequence to represent the inferred CDS: inserted 2 bases in 1 codon; deleted 2 bases in 1 codon; substituted 1 base at 1 genomic stop codon), whose amino-acid sequence MAYIAASKESHFQPNLFKLSSPSSFGTYSFFCSSATSEVETPEPDVNARAGEPSSSDQTVDSSSRNTTAAAAIPSKQSEGKRQKSPEKIXDIVCRMMASRAWTTRLQNSIQNLVPSLDHELVYNVLHGARSPEHALQFFRWLEGPGLFQHNKETHVKTIEISGRASKLNHARCILLDMPKKGLGWDEDLWVFLIDSYGKAXYSSESVKLFQKMNEHGVERTLKSYDALFKVIMRRGRYMMAKSFYNKMLNDGIEPTRHTFNVLIWGFFLSEKVETVNRFFEGMKSRGIMPDVVTYNTLMNGYCRIKNMEEAERYCVEMKGRNVEPTIVSYTTLIKGYVSAERVDDSLRLLEEMKGFKIKPNTITYSTLLPGLCDANKMSEARRILKEMMDKYVAPKDYSIFMRLISDHCKAGDLDAATDVLKTMIRLSVPTEAGHYSVLIENCCSAGQYDQAVKLLDKLKLLEKDIILRPQSTLHMEPSAYNPLIEYLCSKGQTAKAETLLRQLMKLGVQDPIALNNLIRGHAKEGTPEPAFELLNIMVRRSILSEKSADESLIQCYLEKNEPADAKEALHSMIENGHLPDSLLFRTVIDSLFKDGRVQTASRVMKTMLEKGVKDHEDLIAKILEGLLLRDHVEEALGRIELIMHSGISLDYDSLLSILCEKGKTIAALKLLDFGSERDFTIDISSYEKVLDALLSAGKTLNAYSILCKFMEKGGVKDWNCCKDLVNSLNREGNTKQADILSRMIMGKSEQADGRKGDKKSAVAY is encoded by the exons ATGGCGTATATAGCTGCATCGAAAGAATCTCATTTTCAACCAAACCTCTTCAAGCTCTCATCCCCATCTTCGTTCGGAACCTATTCCTTCTTCTGCTCCTCCGCCACCTCTGAAGTTGAAACCCCGGAGCCTGACGTAAATGCACGCGCCGGTGAGCCCTCCTCATCAGATCAAACTGTGGATTCTTCTTCAAGAAACACTACGGCGGCGGCGGCAATTCCATCGAAGCAATCAGAAGGTAAGCGGCAGAAATCCCCCGAAAAAATATAAGATATAGTGTGTAGAATGATGGCTAGTCGGGCGTGGACGACTCGTTTACAGAACTCGATCCAAAACTTAGTTCCGAGTTTAGACCACGAACTAGTTTACAATGTGTTGCACGGCGCCAGGAGTCCGGAACATGCGCTCCAATTCTTTCGCTGGCTTGAAGGACCGGGCCTTTTTCAACATAACAAGGAGACCCATGTAAAAACAATCGAGATTTCAGGCCGAGCGTCGAAGCTCAATCATGCCAGGTGCATTCTATTAGATATGCCGAAAAAAGGTTTGGGATGGGATGAGGATTTATGGGTTTTTCTGATCGATAGTTATGGAAAAGC GTATAGTTCTGAGAGCGTGAAGTTGTTTCAGAAAATGAATGAGCATGGAGTTGAGCGGACATTGAAGTCTTATGATGCTTTATTTAAGGTAATCATGCGTAGGGGTAGGTATATGATGGCCAAAAGTTTTTATAACAAGATGTTGAATGATGGCATCGAACCCACTAGACACACATTTAATGTTTTGATTTGGGGATTTTTTCTTTCGGAAAAGGTTGAGACCGTGAATAGATTTTTTGAGGGTATGAAGAGCAGGGGTATAATGCCGGACGTGGTCACGTATAATACTTTAATGAATGGGTACTGTCGAATTAAGAACATGGAGGAAGCTGAACGTTATTGTGTGGAGATGAAAGGGAGGAATGTTGAGCCAACAATAGTATCTTATACGACTCTGATTAAGGGGTATGTCTCTGCTGAGCGAGTTGATGACTCATTGAGGTTGCTGGAGGAGATGAAGGGGTTTAAAATTAAGCCGAATACCATCACATACTCAACGTTGCTACCCGGTTTGTGTGACGCAAATAAGATGTCTGAAGCTCGTAGAATTTTGAAAGAGATGATGGATAAGTATGTTGCACCTAAGGATTACTCAATTTTCATGAGACTTATTTCTGATCACTGCAAGGCGGGTGATCTGGATGCTGCTACAGATGTTCTCAAGACTATGATCAGATTGAGTGTTCCTACTGAAGCTGGGCATTATAGTGTTCTGATTGAAAATTGCTGCAGTGCTGGTCAATATGATCAAGCGGTGAAGTTGTTGGATAAGCTGAAGCTCCTTGAAAAAGATATCATCTTGAGACCTCAAAGTACTTTGCATATGGAGCCTAGTGCATATAACCCTCTGATAGAGTATCTTTGCAGCAAGGGTCAGACTGCAAAAGCTGAAACACTTTTGCGGCAGTTGATGAAGTTGGGTGTGCAAGATCCGATTGCCTTGAACAATCTGATTCGAGGGCATGCAAAAGAGGGAACTCCGGAGCCCGCATTTGAACTTTTGAACATCATGGTTAGGAGAAGCATCCTTTCTGAAAAAAGTGCAGATGAATCTCTTATCCAATGCTACTTGGAAAAGAATGAGCCTGCCGATGCAAAAGAGGCTTTGCATAGTATGATTGAGAATGGTCATCTTCCAGATTCATTGTTGTTTAGAACTGTAATTGATAGCTTATTCAAGGATGGACGTGTTCAGACGGCAAGCCGAGTGATGAAAACTATGTTGGAGAAGGGGGTCAAGGATCATGAAGATTTGATCGCTAAGATCTTGGAAGGTCTGCTCTTGAGGGATCATGTTGAGGAGGCCCTTGGAAGAATCGAACTGATTATGCACAGTGGCATCTCACTGGATTATGATAGCCTCTTGTCCATTCTATGTGAGAAAGGAAAGACAATCGCTGCCTTGAAACTGTTAGATTTTGGC TCGGAGAGAGACTTCACCATTGATATTTCGAGCTATGAGAAGGTGTTGGATGCTCTTTTATCTGCGGGGAAAACTCTCAATGCATACTCAATCTTGTGTAAGTTTATGGAGAAAGGAGGAGTGAAGGATTGGAATTGCTGCAAAGATTTGGTCAATAGTCTCAATCGAGAAGGGAACACGAAACAGGCAGATATTCTCTCTCGAATGATCATGGGAAAGTCTGAGCAGGCTGATGGCAGGAAAGGTGACAAAAAATCAGCAGTGGCTTACTAA
- the LOC140828304 gene encoding auxin-induced protein 15A-like — protein MDCKKERFLKTCMRKCQKVSRKVVPCVARDTCCQCSLWSAPDNEMVVPNDVPKGHLVVYVGEYNKRHVIKIKLLRHPLFKALLDQAQEIYDFSPNDSRLHIPCDENMFLSVVQCAKSPPEGCLHV, from the coding sequence ATGGATTGCAAGAAGGAAAGATTTCTGAAAACATGCATGAGAAAGTGTCAAAAAGTGAGTCGAAAAGTGGTGCCTTGTGTTGCCCGTGACACCTGCTGCCAATGCTCGCTGTGGTCTGCACCGGACAACGAAATGGTCGTGCCGAACGACGTCCCAAAGGGACACCTTGTTGTGTATGTAGGTGAATACAACAAGAGACACGTGATCAAGATCAAGTTACTAAGGCACCCGCTCTTCAAGGCGTTGCTAGATCAAGCTCAAGAAATATACGATTTCAGTCCCAACGATTCGAGACTGCATATTCCCTGCGATGAGAACATGTTCCTTAGCGTTGTCCAGTGCGCGAAATCTCCACCAGAAGGATGCCTACACGTCTGA